The region AAGCGGCCGACTTGCTCGGCCGCAAAGGCCTCCGCCGCGGCGCGGGCGCGACCGAGTGCCTGAAGCAATTCCGCGTCGCGGTCGAACTGGGGCCGGCCGAGCGGGACAATGGTCGCGATTTCCTTGTTGACGATCGTCGTCGCTGCGTCGCCGAGCCGTCGCAAGGTTCGCGCCTGTGCGGCAGGTCCGGATGCGATCTGGCGGCGTACCTCCGCGAGCCGGGCAGCAGCATCCTCATCCCACCGAGCAGCCTCGCGCAATTGCTCAGCCGTGGGGAGCCGAGCGAGCGGCGTCGCCGTGGTCAACATCCCGACCAGCGCGCCCGCGGTTGTCGTCTGCCCGAACTGGACGGCAATCGCGCCGCCATGCGTGGCGGTCAGTTGGTCAGAAACGCTTTGGCAGCGTTCGGCTGCAAGACCGTAGAGCTGGCCCAGGATCGTGAGACACCGCACCTCGGGCGGCAGAAAGAGGATCTCGGTCTTGTCCTCGACATAAAGCCTGGCATTGGCCGTATCGAGGAAGGTCATCTGCGTACACGCGCCGGGCAAATCCGACCCTTCGACCCAGTGATGCGATACCGGGTCGGCGTCACCCGTCTTGACGGAAAAACTGACCTCCGGCGGCCCTTCGCTGGCCGGCGCGAAGACATTGCCTTGAAGCATGATCGGAACTCGGGACGTGCAGAGCCGACGCGCAGCACGGGCATAGCCGCTTTTTCCCGATCCGTTTTCCCCGAAGATGATGGTCAGGCCGTCGAGCGCAAATTTGAGCTCCTGACCCGAAGCGAGCCGATCGACATGGTCGAGCGGACCGATCGAGCACAGCAAGGACGTCTCGACGGCGTCGCCGGCGATCACAAGACAGCCTTCATCGAAGGCGAGGCATTCGGGTTTACCTGCCGTGACGATGCCCTTGGCGGCCTGGACGCGAATCGCGACGGCCTCGGCGTCTTCCGCCGTTGCGACGCCGGAGATGGCGGCGCGATGCAGCGCGTCGCCTATCCAGCGCTCTTGCTCCGCGACCCAGTCTTGCAGCTTCCCCACGCTGATCCTCCACTAGGACAATCCGGTGCCCCCGGTGCAATGCCAAATATCATAGATGTCGGCCGACGCCGCGAGCGCGAGCCCCTTACTGGCGGATATTGTTCAGCGAATAGCTGGTGCTTCGCCCGCCGCCCTCGTCGCGCACCAACATGCCTTTTTCAATCAGGTCCTGAATATCGCGAAGTGCCGTGTCAGGCGAGGTGTCTGTGATCTTTGCCCATTTCGACGTGTTGAGCTTGCCGACAAAGCCATTGAGCAGCCGGTTGACCATTTCGCGCTGACGATCGTTGATGGGCGTCGCACGATGGCGATCCCAATATTGCGCTTTGGCGAGGACCGACGCGAGTTCGCGCTCCGCCCCCTCGAAGGCGCGGCCGAGGCAGGCGAGAAACCAGTCCAACCAGCTTGTAATGTCGAGATCGGCCTTCTGGGCACGCTCCAGCTGGTCATAATAGGCGTTTCGCTCGGCGCGTATCTGGCTCGACATACTGTAGAAGCGCTGCGCGCTCGCCTCCGAGCGCGCCAGGGCCAGATCGGCGATCGCGCGCGCGATGCGGCCGTTACCGTCCTCGAAGGGATGGATCGTCACGAACCATAAGTGAGCGATTCCGGCCATGATGACCGGGTCGATGTCGTGCGGCGTCTCGAACCAGTCGAGGAACGCTGTCATCTCTGCATCGACCTGCGGTGCCGGCGTCGCCTGGAAATGGACCTTCTCGCGTCCCACTGGTCCTGAAACAACCTGCATCGGGCCGTTCTCGTCGGTGCGCCATGCGCCGACGGTGATGGCGGACATGCCGCTTCGACCGGTCGGGAACATCGCGGCGTGCCAAGCGAACAGGCGATCGGCGGTCAGCGGTGTTGCGTAATTTTGCGTGGCGTCGAGCATCATCTCAACGACGCCTTCGACATGCCGGTCAGCCGACACCAGCCCGGCGATATCCATTCCCAGTCTCCGGGCGATCGAAGAGCGGACCTGGTTCTTGTCGAGATGTTCCCCTTCGATCTCACTGGACTTGAGGACCGTTTCGGTCAGAGTCGCGAGCACGGCTTCGCTGCGCGATTCGAAGCCGAGAGCGCTCATGCGCCCGAGTAGCAGACCTTGGCGATGACGGACCGAAGCCAGCTTGGTGGCGAGCGCGTCGGTGTTCCAACGAAATGTCGGCCATTCAGGTCGTTCGTAGATATAAACCATATTCGCCGCATCCTTTGCGGCGAATATAGACATTATTTGCCGCATCGCAACGGATAATCGCCGCACGCCATGCGGAGAATGGCGGCCCTATTCGCCGCACTGCTTCGCGGCTGCCAGACGGCGCGCGGCGTCGCGCGGCTGCGCCAGCGGGGCATATGCCCAAGGCCAAACCGAAATATTCGCAAGTCGAGCCGCTCTTACCGTATTTGCATTGCCGAAAACCGAAGCTGATGTTCAAACATTCTCATGGCCTTCAAACAAACACCCTTGTGGAAAGCGGCGTTCGAGGAAGCCCGCGACGACGCGACAGCGGACGAGCAGTTGCGCCTCGCCAAATGCTACGAAGCCATGCGGGAACGTGCTGCTGCGCTTGTGGCGAAAATCGCGACCGACCTGCCGCATATGACGGTCCACAATGTCAGCCATCTCGACGCGCTATGGGAGATGGGATCGATCGCGTGCGGCAAGAGCGTCGACCTCAATCCGGCAGAAGCTTTTGTCTTTGGCGGCGCTGTCCTGCTCCACGACGCTGCAATGACGCTGGCTGCTTTTCCAGGCGGACTTGAGGAGCTGAAGCAGCAGACCGAGTGGCGCGATCTTCACGCCCGCTACATGACATCGGTCGCGCCCGACGACGCCAGCGGCGCGGCCGAGGCCGAAAAGCGGGCAACCGCCGATGCCCTTCGACTGCTCCATGCCAAGCAGGCTGAGCATCTGCCGATGATATCCTGGCTTGGACCGCATCAACAGCCGATGTTCCTCATCGAAGACCAACAGATCCGCAACTTCTACGGACCCAAGATCGGCAAAATCGCCTTCAGCCACTGGTGGTCGATCGCAAAGGTCGATCAGGATCTATCCGGCACGCTGGGAGGCCTACCCAATGTCACCAATTGTACGGTCGATCTCTTGAAGGTCGCGTGTCTTTTGCGGGTTGCCGACGCAATGCACCTCGACCAGCGACGCGCGCCGGCCTTCGAGTTCGCACTTACGCAACCGGAAGGCATCTCGGCCGATCACTGGAAATTCCAGGAGCGCATGGCGACGCCCTATGTTCACGGCGATGCCCTGGTTTACACAGCCCAACCGCCTTTCGACGTCAGCCTTACGGAGGCCTGGTGGACCGCATTCGATGCGTTACAAATGGTCGATCGCGAACTTCGCGACGTCGATAGGGTTTTGCGGGACCGTCAGCGCCAGCCGCTAGCCGTCCGACGGGTCGATGGCGCACACACGCCGAGCGATCTAGCACGGACCATTGAGACTGTCGGCTGGATGCCGGTCGATACCACCATCCGTGTCACCGACGTCCAGAAGATCGTATCGACGCTCGGCGGCAGCAAGCTCTATGGCACGGGGCTTGCCGCGCCCGTTCGCGAATTGATCCAAAATGGACTCGACGCGATCACCGCGCGCCGACGGCTGCAAAATCGGCCTGATTGGGGCGAGCTGCGCGTCATCCTCCAAAAGCGCGGTGACGACTATTGGCTCTGCTTCGAGGACAATGGCGTCGGCATGTCGCCGCTCGTGCTGACTGGTCCCTTGATCGATTTCGGCAATTCCTTTTGGCGATCGTCGCTCGCGATCCAGGAATTTCCCGGCCTCGCGTCTGCCGGCATGAGCGCCCGCGGAAAGTACGGCATTGGCTTCTTCTCGGTGTTCATGCTCGGCGATCAGGTGCGGGTCACCACACGCCGTTTCGATCGGGAAATACAATCGGCGAAGTTGCTCGAATTTCGCAATGGCCTGGGCTCAAGGCCTAACCTTCGCGACGCCGATCCAAAGGACGTACCGCTCGACGGCGGAACACGTGTCGAAGTTCTGCTGCGCCCTGATCCGACCGAGCCTGACGGACTCCTTCACGAGAAGGGGTTTGACGAAGGCACGATTCTCAAAATCAAGGATGTGATCGCCGCGATCGCGCCGGCGTGTGATGTGACGATCTCGGTGTTCGAGGACGACCAACCGGTTGGCGCGATCAAGGCCGGGGACTGGATCGACATCGATACGGCGACCCTGCTCGGCCGCATCAACGGTGACGAGGACATTTCGTCCAACGTGCAGTCTTGGGCAGAGCTCGCCGCGCTTCGCGACGCGGACGGCAAACTCTATGGCCGGGCGCGTATCGATGCCGCGAGCGAATGGTATTCGTCCGGGCTCCTCACTGTCGATGGGCTTGCGGCGGGTAAGATCGGCTTGATCGCCGGGATATTGGTTGGCGTCGAAACGACTGCTTCGCGCAATGCGGCAACGCCTATCGTGCCGGCGCCGGTGCTAGCCGCTTGGGCATCGGATCAGGCGATTGCCCTCTGCGATGCGGAGGTGCCTGATGAGGAAAAGGCCAAGGCCGCCGCGATCGTCC is a window of Sphingobium sp. MI1205 DNA encoding:
- a CDS encoding Fic family protein, which codes for MVYIYERPEWPTFRWNTDALATKLASVRHRQGLLLGRMSALGFESRSEAVLATLTETVLKSSEIEGEHLDKNQVRSSIARRLGMDIAGLVSADRHVEGVVEMMLDATQNYATPLTADRLFAWHAAMFPTGRSGMSAITVGAWRTDENGPMQVVSGPVGREKVHFQATPAPQVDAEMTAFLDWFETPHDIDPVIMAGIAHLWFVTIHPFEDGNGRIARAIADLALARSEASAQRFYSMSSQIRAERNAYYDQLERAQKADLDITSWLDWFLACLGRAFEGAERELASVLAKAQYWDRHRATPINDRQREMVNRLLNGFVGKLNTSKWAKITDTSPDTALRDIQDLIEKGMLVRDEGGGRSTSYSLNNIRQ
- a CDS encoding HD domain-containing protein; this encodes MAFKQTPLWKAAFEEARDDATADEQLRLAKCYEAMRERAAALVAKIATDLPHMTVHNVSHLDALWEMGSIACGKSVDLNPAEAFVFGGAVLLHDAAMTLAAFPGGLEELKQQTEWRDLHARYMTSVAPDDASGAAEAEKRATADALRLLHAKQAEHLPMISWLGPHQQPMFLIEDQQIRNFYGPKIGKIAFSHWWSIAKVDQDLSGTLGGLPNVTNCTVDLLKVACLLRVADAMHLDQRRAPAFEFALTQPEGISADHWKFQERMATPYVHGDALVYTAQPPFDVSLTEAWWTAFDALQMVDRELRDVDRVLRDRQRQPLAVRRVDGAHTPSDLARTIETVGWMPVDTTIRVTDVQKIVSTLGGSKLYGTGLAAPVRELIQNGLDAITARRRLQNRPDWGELRVILQKRGDDYWLCFEDNGVGMSPLVLTGPLIDFGNSFWRSSLAIQEFPGLASAGMSARGKYGIGFFSVFMLGDQVRVTTRRFDREIQSAKLLEFRNGLGSRPNLRDADPKDVPLDGGTRVEVLLRPDPTEPDGLLHEKGFDEGTILKIKDVIAAIAPACDVTISVFEDDQPVGAIKAGDWIDIDTATLLGRINGDEDISSNVQSWAELAALRDADGKLYGRARIDAASEWYSSGLLTVDGLAAGKIGLIAGILVGVETTASRNAATPIVPAPVLAAWASDQAIALCDAEVPDEEKAKAAAIVLACGGDVADLPIIYYQDEWMSSSRFAEALESADRLVLHEGAISHDDDDEVTKREFESSFKAHSKIAQTVNGRYTRVQSTDWIVAVTQGRGETPLRVIEALVEQVWGEAESDDDTVSVGESNGTDIYRSVTVYSRPDDDEEAD